The genomic window GGACGAGACGGTGCCCCCGGCCGCGGACTCGCTGGACGCCTACACGCGGTCCAAGACCGAGGCCGAGGCGCTGGTGCTCGAGTACGCGAGGGCCAAGGGCCTGCCCGCCGCGATCGTCCGCCCTGGCTTCATCTACGGCGAGCGCGACCGCACCGTCCTGCCCAAGCTGCTGACGAACCTCCGTCGGGGCACGTTCGCCTACTTCGGCTCCGGCGAGCAGGCGCTCAACTGCATCTACGCGAAGAATCTGGTCCACGGCCTCTTCCTGGCCGCCGAAAGCCCCGCTGCCCTGGGGGAGGTCTTCAACCTCACCGACGGCGAGCCCGTGAGCAAGTCGCGCTTCGTCGGCCGCGTGGCGGAGCTCGCGGGGCTCAAGCCGCCGACCCGCCACATCCCCCTCCGGCTCGCGCGGGTGCTGGCGGGCGTGGTGGAGGGGGCGGCCAGGCTGAGGGGGGCGAAGAACCCCCCGTTGATCAACAAGGCCCGATACAAGTTCCTCGGCCTGAACCTGGACTACTCGATCGCCAAGGCGCGCGACGTGCTCGGCTACGACCCGCCGTACCGCTTCGACGAGGCGATCGAGCGGTCCATGGCCGAGCATCGCCCGCGGGCGGGCACGTCGTCCGGCGCGAAGGAGCATGAAGGAGTCAAGGCATGAGCATCCTGAAGGGTAAGAAGGCGGCGGTCCTGGTCGAGAAGTTCTACGAGGACCTGGAGCTCTGGTATCCGGTCCTGCGGCTTCGCGAGGCCGGCTGCGACGTGAAGGTCGTCGGCCCGAAGGCCGGCGAATCCTACGCGTCGAAGCACGGGTACCCGGCGAAGGCCGATGTCGCGGCGGCCGACGTCGACGCCGCGGACCTCGACGCGGTGATCGTCCCCGGCGGCTATTCACCGGACCACATGCGCCGCCACCCGGCGATGGTGGACCTCGTCGCGAAGGCCGCCCAGTTGAACAAGGTCGTGGCGGCCATCTGCCACGGGCCCTGGATGCTCTGCTCCGCGCGCTGCCTGAGCAGGCGGAAGGTGACCGGATTCTTCGCCATCAAGGACGATGTCGTCAACGCAGGCGGTATCTGGGAGGACGCCGCCTGCGTCCGCGACGGCAACATCGTCACCAGCCGCACCCCGGACGACCTGCCCGAGTTCATGAAGGGCATCTTCGCCGCCATGGCCGAGGACATGTGACCGGTCCGCGGTGGGGCGGACGATCACGCCCCCCCTCGGGCCGCGGCCGCGGGAACCGGCCGAGTCGGGAGCCGTCCCGACTCGGCGGCCCCGTCGGGGCCCGCGTCAGAGGAACTCGTTGATCAGGTTCTCGAGCATCTCCTGCCGCCCGCTCACATTCCGGGAGGCGTCCCCCTTCGGGAGGATGTAGGCCTCGAGGTCGCTGAAGCTGGATTGGCCGGCCTCGACCCGACGCCCGGGCTCCGCGTCCCAGCTCTCGTATCGCGACTTCAGGAAATCGGCGAGGCGGCCGTCGCCGAGGATGGCCTGCGCGGTCTTCAGCCCCCTGGCGAAGGCGTCCATGCCGCCGATGTGGGCGTGGAACAGGTCGATGGGCTCGAAGCTCTCGCGGCGGACCTTGGCGTCGAAGTTGACGCCGCCGGTCGTGAAGCCCCCCATGTTGAGGATGCAGAGCATGCACTGGGTGGTCAGGTAGACGCTCGTCGGGAACTGGTCCGTGTCCCAGCCCAGCAGCGGATCGCCGGTGTTGGCGTCGATCGAGCCGAGGGCCCCGGCTCCGATGGCCACCTCCATCTCGTGCATCATCTCGTGGCCTGCGAGCGTGGCGTGGTTGGTCTCGAGGTTCAGCTTGAAATGGGGCAGGAGGTTGTACGTCCGCAGGAAATTGAGGCACGCCGCGGCGTCCGAGTCGTACTGATGCTTGGTAGGCTCCCGGGGCTTGGGCTCGATGTAGAACTGCCCCTGGAAACCAATCTGCTTCTTGTAATTGACGGCCATCGTCAGGAACTGGCCCAGGTGGTCCATCTCCCGCTTCATGTCCGTGTTCAGCAGGGTCGAATACCCCTCGCGTCCGCCCCAGAACGTGTACCCGGCCCCGCCAAGATCCATGGTCACTTCCATCGCCTTCTTGACCTGCGCGGCCGCGAAGGCGAAGACGTCGAAATTCGGGCTGGTGGCGGCCCCGTGCATGTAGCGGGGATTGGAGAAGAGGTTCGCCGTGCCCCAGAGCAGCTTCACCTTCGTCCGCGCCTGCTCATCCTTCAGGACCTTGACGACCTCGTCGAGATTGGCGTGGCTCTCCTTGATGGTCCTCCCCTCGGGGGCGACGTCCCTGTCGTGGAAGGCGTAGAACGGCACGCCGAGCTTCTCGAAGAATTCGAAAGCCACCCTCACTCGCCTCTGGGCGTTGGCGACGGAGCTCGAGCCGTCGTCCCAGGGCCGAAGCGCCGTGCCGACGCCGAAGGGGTCGGACAGGTTGTTACAGAAGGTATGCCAGTACACGACGGAGAAGCGGAGTTGCTCCTTCATCGACTTGTCGCCGACCACTTCGTCCGGGTTGTACCACTTGAATTCGAGGGGATTCTTCGACTTCGGGCCTCCATATTCGATCTTCGGTACGTCGGGGAAGAAGGGGGTCATCAACGTGTCTCGCGCGGAACACAGGCGGGCCGAGGCGGCAAGTTTGGGATTCCAATTTAAGTCTGCCACGACACCCGGACAAGCCCGAAGGAACGTCGGCAGGCCCCGCGCATGGACCGACCGCGGGGCGGCAGCCGTCGCGGCGGAGACGTCCGACACGCCCGCCCAGGCCGCGTCGCTCGGCGCCAGCGGCCGGCGCCCCCTCGCACGCCCTCACCTGCCCCTTGCCCCGGGAAGTCGGAGACGTTACATTCGTGGGACACGGCGGGCAACACGCCGCAACTTCAGCAGCCGGGCGGCTAACTCAGCGGTTAGAGTGCCATCCTCACACGGTGGAAGTCACTGGTTCGAATCCAGTGCCGCCCATTTGAGTCGCGACCGAATTACGCCGGTCCGGCGCGCGATGACCTTCGGGCTGCAGAAGTTGGCCCCTCCACGGGATCGCTTCCTGCAGTAGATCGGGGGTTGATCTGCTGCCCTTGGGTCTAGAATCCTGGGAGCGCACCATACGGGCCGTGGAAAAGGTCAAGGATCGGCTGTTGCGCGCGACAGCGGCCCTGGAAACGGCGAACGTCGCTTACGCTGTTGTCGGCGGCAACGCCGTTGCCGCGTGGGTCGGGCGTGTCGACGAGGCGGCGGTACGCTTCACCCAGGACGTCGACCTTCTCATCGCGCGCTCCGACCTCGAAGTGAGTAAGGCGGCTCTCGAAGCGGCGGGGTTCGTCTATCGACCTGTTGCGAGCATCGACCTCTTCCTCGACGGCCCCGATGCCAGGCCAAGAGACGCGGTCCACATCGTGTTCGCCGGGGAGAAGGTTCGGGCCGATTATCCCCTGCCCGCCCCCGAGGTGAATGAGTCCGAACCCGCGGGTGCATTCCGCGTGCTCCACCTGGATGCTCTAGTGCGCATGAAGCTAACCTCGTTTCGCGACAAGGACCGCACTCATCTCCGAGACCTGATCGACGTCGGACTGGTCGATGAAACCTGGCGACTCAGACTGCCGGACGACCTCGGCGAGCGGCTTCAGAGCTTGCTGGACAATCCCGACGGCTGATCGACGGCCAGGCGTGCAAGCAGCCTTCGACGTCGTCTTCCCGTGGAGCATGAGTGACCATGGTTCCGGCCGAATCGCGCCGCCACGCATATGAGGAATGATGCAACGCGACGCGCGTGTCCCTCCTTGCCTTCCGCGACGGCGGAGGGGAAAATTAGCTAGGCTCTGTTTGAAAACCCCTGCGATCTGGCTCAGAAACGCTGATTCTTCAGGAAAATTGAGTCGCGAGGCTGGTTTCCCGACAGAGCCTGGACTTCGAGACAGGCCCGCGGGCGAAGGCAAACGATCCTTCTCTTCCGGAGGATCGTATACTCTGATGTATGCCGAGTTGACGGCCGTCCTGTCGCGGTCCGCGCGAGCTCGGTCGAGGAGGATCACGCGTGGCGACGAGCAATCCGGCTTTCTCTCAAGACATGTTCGCTGGTTATGACCAGGTCTACGGCGTTCCCCGCAGCGCGGTGACCACCGTGCAGGGGACGATGGCGAAGTGCTTCCTGCTGCTCGCGATCATGACCGGGACGGCGCTCTGGTCGTTCCATTCGCTGGCATCGGGCGACCTCAGCATGGGCGTTGTCCCGGTCGCCGGGATCGCCGGATTCGTCCTGGCGATGGTGACGATCTTCAAGCCCACCGCGGCGCCCTGGACCTCGCCGGTGTACGCGGCGATGGAGGGGGTGTTCCTCGGCGCGATCTCGCAGCTCGTCGAGATGCGATTCGCAAAGGCCTATCCGGGCATTGCCCTCCAGGCGGTGATGCTCACGGCCAGTACGCTGCTTGTCATGCTGTTCGTCTACGGCAGCGGGCTCATCCGCGTCACCGAGCGGCTCAAGGCGGGCGTGGTCATGGCGACCGGCGCGGTCGGCCTCTTCTACCTGGTGGCGATGGTGATGCGGCTCTTCGGCGCGGAGATGCCACTGCTCTGGAGCTCGTCGCTTGCGGGCATCGGCTTCAGCGTGGTCGTCGTCGGCATCGCCGCGTTCAATCTGCTGCTGGACTTCGACTTCATCGAGGAGGCCGCGGCGCGGCAGGCACCCAAGTACATGGAATGGTACGGCGCCTTCGGCCTGATGGTCACGCTGGTCTGGCTCTACCTCGAGATCCTCCGGCTGCTCCAGAAGGTCGCGAACAGCCGCGACTGAGGCCGGCCCGGGGCCGACCGAGGCTTGAGCACGAAAAGCAGAGGGCCCGGGAGAGCGCTTCGACTCTCCCGGGCCCCGATCATTTCCATCCGAGATTCGGTCTCGGGTCACGCCCCGACCTTGACCCACGACCGGTCCTTCGCGCTCTGGGCGATGGCCTCGCAGATCTGCACCTCGCGGTGGCCGTCGGCGAACGTCGGGAAGTTGGGCGTCCCCTTGCAGCCGCCGGCAATGAAGCCGTAGAAGGCCAGGTCGAGCTGCTTGAAGGCGTCCGGGAACCCCTCGGCGTGGCCGCCGGGGTAGTGGCTGGAGTCGGCGACCTCGGGGGAGAGCAGGGACGGGTCGCGGTTGAGGATCGAGTTCGCGCCTCCCCGGCGGCCCAGCCAGAGGACCTCGGGGGACTCGCTCTCCCAGACCATCGAGCCCTTCTCGCCGCAGACCTCTAGGTACAGGCGGTTCTTACGGCCGGCGTGCATCTGGTGGACGTGGAAGGTCCCGCGTGCGCCGCCGTCGAGGTGCAGCAAGACGGCGCCGTAGTCCTCCGTCGTGATCTTCACCGTCTCGGTCGGTTTCTTCGCGGCGTTCGGTCCGGTGAACGTCTCGGCGCCGCCCACGGGCCGGTTCCGCTCTGCGTGGAAGGTGGCGAGGTCGGCGTTCACCTCCTGGATGTGCAGCCCGGTGACGAACTGGGCGAGGTCCATCCAGTGGGTGCCGATGTCCGACACCGCGCGCAGGTTGGTGCCCCCGTCGGGCTCGACGCGCCAGTTGTAGTCATCGGGGAGGAGGAGCCAGTCCTGGGTGTACGAGCCGGTCACCGAGAGGATCCGGCCGAGCTCCCCCTTGCTGACGCGGGCGTGCATCTCCTGGCAGAGGGGATAGAAGCGGAGGTTGTAGTTCACGCCCGCGGCCTGCCCGGGGCGGGAGGCGGCGAGCTTGGCCAGCTCGGCGGTTTCCTTCGAGCTGTTGGCCAGGGGCTTCTCGCAGAGGACGTGCTTGCCCGCCTCCAGGGCCCGCTTGGCGTGCTCGAAGTGGACGTGGTTGGGCGAGGCGATGTGGACGGCCGTGATCGACGGGTCGGCGAGCAGCTCGTCGAGCGTGCTGTAGACCTTGGCGATGCCCGATCGCTCCGCCAGGGGCCTGGCCCTCTCCGGGGAGATGTCGAGCAGGCCGGCGACCTCGACACCGATCCGCCGCAGGGCCTCGGCATGGACGGGCCCGATGAAACCGCCGCCGATCAGCGCCACTTTCTGAGGATTGGCCAGTACGTGAGGTGCACCCATCGCAAGCTTCCTTCAGCGGGAGGAGAGAGAGGGCCTCTTGGCCCGACAGATCCCAGTTAAGCTAACGGGCCGGCCGGCCCGCCGCAATCGGCAGGCGGGCCGGCCCGAGGGGCCGTTTCCGGAGCCCGCTCACTCGATCTCGCTCAAGGGGACGGGCCTCCGCTCGGCGGCGGCCACGAGCGCCGCCTCGAGCACCCGCTGGGTCTTGTAGGCGTCCTCGAAGTCGGGGATGGGGACGGTGGGCTCCTCGCCCGCGAGGGCGAGGAGGATGTCGTACGCCTGGTTCACGAACCCGTGCTCGTAGCCCAGGACGTGGGCGTCGGGCCACCAGTTGCCGGCGTACGGGTGGTCGCCGCCGTGGGTGCACATGATGGTCGTCCATCCCTGCACGGCGCGGGGGCGGGTGGCGTCGTAGAACTGGAGCTCGTTCATCCGCTCGAAGTCGAACTTGAGCGCCCCCTTGGAGCCGTTGATCTCGAACCCGTTTCGGTTCTGGTTGCCGGTCGCCTGCCGGGCGGCCTCGAAGCTGGCGACGGCCCCGCCGGAGAACCGCGCGAGGAAGAGCACGGTGTCGTCCACGGTGACGGGCCCGGTCTCCCCGCCGCCCTGGACGCCCGCCGCGATGCCGCCGGCCGTGGCCCCGGTCATCCGCTTCCGCTGCTTGATGAACGTCTCGGCGATGGCCCCGGTGACCTCCGTGATCTCCTCCCCCGTCACGAACCGGGTCATGTCGATGATGTGCGCGTTGAGGTCCCCGTGGGAGCCCGAGCCCGAGCCCTCCTTCTGGAACCGCCAGATGAGCGGGATCGACTCGTCCGCCCAGTCCTGGAGGTAGAACCCGCGGACGTGGCGGATCGTGCCGACGGCCCCGTCCTTGACCAGCTTATGCGCGAACGCGATGGCCGGGCAGCGGCGGTAGTTGTACCAGACGAACGTCTTCACCTGGGCCTTGCGGGCCGCCTCCACCATCTGCCGGGCCTCGGCCAGGGTGCCGGCGATCGGCTTCTCGCAGGCGACGTGCTTGCCGGCCGCGATGGCCGCCATGGCGATCTCGGCGTGCGTGTTGTTCGGCGTGACGACGTCCACCAGGTCGATCTCGGGGAGCTTGACGACGTCCGCCCAGTTGGTCGACGTCCGGCCCCACCCCCAGTGGCTCGCGAACGCCTTCGAGTCCTCGGCACGACGCCCGCATGAGGTATGCATGACGGGCCGGGCGGGGGGCTTGAAGAACTTGCTCACCTGGGACCATGCATTGGAATGCGTGCGCCCCATGAAGCCCTCGCCGATCATCGCCACCTTGATCTCGCGCATCGAATGACTCCTCGCCGGGTTAGCGTAGAGGGCGCGGGAGGGGCGGGCACCCCCGTCACGCCTGGCCTGGTGGTCGTCCATCGCCCGCCCGCCGTCTCCTCGGACGGGGGGCCTTCGACCTGGTCGCAGGGCCAATATAGCCGGGGCCGGGGCGCTCTCCAAGGGACGAGTGTGCCCGGACTTCGGGATGGATCGGGCCTTGCGATGAGGGCGGCGGGGAGGCTAGTCTCTCGTGACCCGGGGCGCGGCCGGCCTCCGCCCCCGGCCTCCGATACGCGACCACCAGGGGCGGAAGGGCGAGCATGGATCGTCGATCGAAGATGAGGGTGGGGATGGTCGGGGGCGGCGGCCCGAAGAGCTTCTTCGGTGCGCCCCACCGCCGGGCGATCCTCATGGACAACACGGCCGAACTGACCGCCGGTGCGCTCCGGAGCAACCCGGAGGACTCGCTGTCCGACGCCCGAGAGCTCTTCTTCGCCCGCGGATATCCGGATTGGCGCTCGCTCGTCTCGTCCGAGTCGGCCCTGCCCGAGGGGGAGCGGATCGATTACCTCACGATCGTCACCCCCAACGACGCCCACTTCGGCCCCGCCGAGGCGGCCCTCGGCACCGGGATCGCTGTCCTCTCCGAGAAGCCCCTGACCACGAACCTGGACGAGGCCCGCCAGCTCCAGGCCCTGGTCCTGTCGCGGGAGGTCCCGTTCCTGGTGGCCCACACGTACACCGGGTACCCGATGGTCATGCTGGCGCGAGAGCTCGTCATGGGCGGGGCCATCGGCGAGGTCCGCAAGGTCGAGGCCTGGTACCGCCAGGGCTGGCTCTCCACGCGCCGCGAGGCCGACGGCAACAAGCAGGCGTCCTGGCGGGCCGACCCGGCCAAGGCCGGCGCCTCCGGATGCGGCGGCGACATCGGGACGCACGCCTACATCTTCATCCGCTTCGCCGCCGGCCTGCACGCGGTGAGGCTGCTCGCGAGGATGAAGTCCGTGGTGCCCGGCCGGCCGCTGGACGACGACTTCACGGTCCTCGCGGAGCTGAACAACGGGGCCATCGCGACCGTCTCCGCCTCGCAGATCACGACCGGCGCGGAGAACGACAACGGCGTCCGGATCATCGGCACCACCGGCACGCTCACCTGGTCGCACATTCGCTTCGACGAGCTGGAGCACTGCGTCGGGGGCCAGCCGGTGCGGATCTATCGCCAGGGGGCCGACACGTCATACCTGCCCGGCTCGATCCGCCCCTACCTGCGGCTCCCGGCGGGCCATCCCGAGGGCTTCCACGAGGCGCTGGCGAATCTCCACCGGACGCTGGAGTGGACGATCCGCAGGGCCCGCGGCGAGCCGTCGCCGCAGCCGTTCGCCCACCCCGGGATCGCCGACGGCGTGGCGGGGATGGCGTTCATCGAGGCCGCCGTCCAGAGCGCCAGGGGCGGCGGCTGGGTGGACGTCCCGCGCGGCGGATAGCCTCCGCCGACCCCTCCGGGCCCGCTAGCCGGCTCGCAACCCCATCCGCCAACCGCCCGGAGCTCCTCGCGATGAAAGACCCCCTCGTCCGGTTCAGCGTTGCCATCGGCGGCGAGCTCCTGAGGCGATTCGACCGGTACCGCGAGGAACATCGGTACCCGAACCGCAGCGAGGCCGTCCGCGGCCTGATGACGGCCGCGCTCGTGGAGGACGTGGTGGAGCGGGACGAGAGCGAGGCGATGGGAGTCGTC from Aquisphaera giovannonii includes these protein-coding regions:
- a CDS encoding type 1 glutamine amidotransferase domain-containing protein; this translates as MSILKGKKAAVLVEKFYEDLELWYPVLRLREAGCDVKVVGPKAGESYASKHGYPAKADVAAADVDAADLDAVIVPGGYSPDHMRRHPAMVDLVAKAAQLNKVVAAICHGPWMLCSARCLSRRKVTGFFAIKDDVVNAGGIWEDAACVRDGNIVTSRTPDDLPEFMKGIFAAMAEDM
- a CDS encoding Gfo/Idh/MocA family protein — translated: MGAPHVLANPQKVALIGGGFIGPVHAEALRRIGVEVAGLLDISPERARPLAERSGIAKVYSTLDELLADPSITAVHIASPNHVHFEHAKRALEAGKHVLCEKPLANSSKETAELAKLAASRPGQAAGVNYNLRFYPLCQEMHARVSKGELGRILSVTGSYTQDWLLLPDDYNWRVEPDGGTNLRAVSDIGTHWMDLAQFVTGLHIQEVNADLATFHAERNRPVGGAETFTGPNAAKKPTETVKITTEDYGAVLLHLDGGARGTFHVHQMHAGRKNRLYLEVCGEKGSMVWESESPEVLWLGRRGGANSILNRDPSLLSPEVADSSHYPGGHAEGFPDAFKQLDLAFYGFIAGGCKGTPNFPTFADGHREVQICEAIAQSAKDRSWVKVGA
- a CDS encoding Gfo/Idh/MocA family protein, translated to MREIKVAMIGEGFMGRTHSNAWSQVSKFFKPPARPVMHTSCGRRAEDSKAFASHWGWGRTSTNWADVVKLPEIDLVDVVTPNNTHAEIAMAAIAAGKHVACEKPIAGTLAEARQMVEAARKAQVKTFVWYNYRRCPAIAFAHKLVKDGAVGTIRHVRGFYLQDWADESIPLIWRFQKEGSGSGSHGDLNAHIIDMTRFVTGEEITEVTGAIAETFIKQRKRMTGATAGGIAAGVQGGGETGPVTVDDTVLFLARFSGGAVASFEAARQATGNQNRNGFEINGSKGALKFDFERMNELQFYDATRPRAVQGWTTIMCTHGGDHPYAGNWWPDAHVLGYEHGFVNQAYDILLALAGEEPTVPIPDFEDAYKTQRVLEAALVAAAERRPVPLSEIE
- a CDS encoding Gfo/Idh/MocA family protein; protein product: MDRRSKMRVGMVGGGGPKSFFGAPHRRAILMDNTAELTAGALRSNPEDSLSDARELFFARGYPDWRSLVSSESALPEGERIDYLTIVTPNDAHFGPAEAALGTGIAVLSEKPLTTNLDEARQLQALVLSREVPFLVAHTYTGYPMVMLARELVMGGAIGEVRKVEAWYRQGWLSTRREADGNKQASWRADPAKAGASGCGGDIGTHAYIFIRFAAGLHAVRLLARMKSVVPGRPLDDDFTVLAELNNGAIATVSASQITTGAENDNGVRIIGTTGTLTWSHIRFDELEHCVGGQPVRIYRQGADTSYLPGSIRPYLRLPAGHPEGFHEALANLHRTLEWTIRRARGEPSPQPFAHPGIADGVAGMAFIEAAVQSARGGGWVDVPRGG
- a CDS encoding NAD-dependent epimerase/dehydratase family protein, yielding MDENKAKTIFITGATGLVGGHAAEEAVRRGHRVRALVRVSSDTRWLDQLGVEKVVGDLQDADALRKGAEGADWIFNCAAKVGDWGTLAEFRRLNVEALRLLLDAAVAAKVGRFVHVSSLGVYEGRDHHGTDETVPPAADSLDAYTRSKTEAEALVLEYARAKGLPAAIVRPGFIYGERDRTVLPKLLTNLRRGTFAYFGSGEQALNCIYAKNLVHGLFLAAESPAALGEVFNLTDGEPVSKSRFVGRVAELAGLKPPTRHIPLRLARVLAGVVEGAARLRGAKNPPLINKARYKFLGLNLDYSIAKARDVLGYDPPYRFDEAIERSMAEHRPRAGTSSGAKEHEGVKA
- a CDS encoding Bax inhibitor-1/YccA family protein, giving the protein MATSNPAFSQDMFAGYDQVYGVPRSAVTTVQGTMAKCFLLLAIMTGTALWSFHSLASGDLSMGVVPVAGIAGFVLAMVTIFKPTAAPWTSPVYAAMEGVFLGAISQLVEMRFAKAYPGIALQAVMLTASTLLVMLFVYGSGLIRVTERLKAGVVMATGAVGLFYLVAMVMRLFGAEMPLLWSSSLAGIGFSVVVVGIAAFNLLLDFDFIEEAAARQAPKYMEWYGAFGLMVTLVWLYLEILRLLQKVANSRD
- a CDS encoding nucleotidyl transferase AbiEii/AbiGii toxin family protein, coding for MRATAALETANVAYAVVGGNAVAAWVGRVDEAAVRFTQDVDLLIARSDLEVSKAALEAAGFVYRPVASIDLFLDGPDARPRDAVHIVFAGEKVRADYPLPAPEVNESEPAGAFRVLHLDALVRMKLTSFRDKDRTHLRDLIDVGLVDETWRLRLPDDLGERLQSLLDNPDG
- the xylA gene encoding xylose isomerase; amino-acid sequence: MTPFFPDVPKIEYGGPKSKNPLEFKWYNPDEVVGDKSMKEQLRFSVVYWHTFCNNLSDPFGVGTALRPWDDGSSSVANAQRRVRVAFEFFEKLGVPFYAFHDRDVAPEGRTIKESHANLDEVVKVLKDEQARTKVKLLWGTANLFSNPRYMHGAATSPNFDVFAFAAAQVKKAMEVTMDLGGAGYTFWGGREGYSTLLNTDMKREMDHLGQFLTMAVNYKKQIGFQGQFYIEPKPREPTKHQYDSDAAACLNFLRTYNLLPHFKLNLETNHATLAGHEMMHEMEVAIGAGALGSIDANTGDPLLGWDTDQFPTSVYLTTQCMLCILNMGGFTTGGVNFDAKVRRESFEPIDLFHAHIGGMDAFARGLKTAQAILGDGRLADFLKSRYESWDAEPGRRVEAGQSSFSDLEAYILPKGDASRNVSGRQEMLENLINEFL